Proteins found in one Gardnerella vaginalis ATCC 14018 = JCM 11026 genomic segment:
- a CDS encoding phosphatase PAP2 family protein: MNQKNQFYDFWQKIVDNKKSSIVLLLAILIPCIGKGVLVMSEERSLETGIVAFFHNYSPSFIMSISKILAIIFSTKCCIVILLVLSIISYFIKRNWRITLTQLVISLLPMVYIFAIKFIVHRPRPFIGVKVKLPPDPSFPSGHTAAAVAICAMILMILYVSNKSLLKLGLIISIVVVVIVALSRLVVAAHFPTDVITSAIMYPILVMYNLDFFKNSSFINRKILKR, from the coding sequence ATGAATCAAAAAAATCAGTTTTATGACTTTTGGCAAAAAATAGTAGATAATAAAAAGTCTTCTATTGTTTTACTTCTTGCCATTTTAATCCCTTGCATTGGTAAAGGGGTGCTTGTTATGAGTGAGGAAAGATCTTTAGAAACAGGCATAGTTGCATTTTTCCACAATTATTCCCCATCTTTCATAATGTCTATTTCAAAGATTCTCGCAATAATTTTTTCTACAAAATGTTGCATAGTCATACTTCTTGTTTTATCTATTATTTCTTACTTTATTAAAAGAAATTGGCGTATAACTCTTACACAACTTGTTATTTCTCTTTTGCCTATGGTTTATATTTTTGCAATTAAATTCATAGTTCATAGACCTAGGCCTTTTATTGGAGTAAAGGTTAAACTTCCACCAGATCCAAGTTTTCCAAGTGGTCATACTGCAGCAGCTGTTGCGATTTGCGCTATGATTCTTATGATTCTTTATGTATCTAATAAATCATTGTTAAAACTTGGCTTGATAATAAGCATTGTTGTTGTTGTAATAGTGGCTCTTTCTAGGCTTGTTGTTGCAGCTCACTTCCCTACTGACGTTATAACTTCTGCAATAATGTATCCAATATTAGTTATGTATAATCTTGATTTCTTTAAAAACAGTAGTTTTATTAATAGAAAAATATTAAAAAGATAA
- a CDS encoding FhaA domain-containing protein: MSMLDRLEKSVEGAMNGVFAKFGSKDLQLVDLSSALEREIDNQSMPIDRDRTVAPNEYHFKLSTPDFDQLGSEALANELADNLTQYAKSQHYAFVGPVAVIFEEDTDLAKGNFNLISDSVPGNAVPVTTQEQSENHPMLEINGNRYLLTKDRTILGRGSGCDIVIDDPGISRRHLGIDITPDGVIARDLGSTNGTYVEGHQTPAATLLDGNTITIGRTRIFYWASSQDQE, translated from the coding sequence ATGAGCATGCTTGACCGACTTGAGAAGAGCGTTGAAGGTGCAATGAACGGGGTCTTCGCAAAATTCGGCTCTAAAGACTTGCAGCTTGTTGATCTTTCCAGTGCATTAGAGCGAGAGATTGATAATCAATCTATGCCAATTGATCGCGATCGTACAGTTGCTCCGAATGAATATCACTTTAAACTGAGTACGCCAGATTTTGATCAGCTTGGTAGTGAAGCGTTAGCTAACGAGCTTGCAGATAATCTTACACAATATGCAAAAAGTCAGCATTATGCATTTGTTGGACCTGTTGCAGTTATTTTTGAAGAAGACACAGATCTTGCTAAAGGTAATTTCAATTTGATTTCTGACTCTGTTCCAGGAAATGCTGTTCCTGTAACAACTCAAGAACAGTCAGAAAATCATCCAATGCTTGAAATTAATGGAAATAGATATTTGTTAACAAAAGATCGCACGATATTAGGCAGAGGATCTGGCTGCGATATTGTTATTGACGATCCTGGTATTTCTCGTCGACATCTTGGAATAGATATTACGCCTGATGGTGTTATTGCTAGAGATCTTGGTTCTACTAATGGAACTTATGTTGAAGGACATCAGACTCCAGCAGCAACACTTTTAGATGGAAATACTATAACTATCGGACGTACTCGTATTTTCTATTGGGCTTCATCACAGGATCAGGAGTAA
- a CDS encoding FtsW/RodA/SpoVE family cell cycle protein, with translation MNMLSIRIKQISLLLFSIIISSLAFLQMFLRINGYIPADYIGMLTFTTALYLVLWGVLIVKKPYCSQVILPCMLLLTTIGTVMIARIDKQHNTDIAMKQLIWVCVALVLSIIFVLVLEDYRILRRFSYVSMIIGFILLLSPMLPIVGKEIGGARIWIGFGNHTLQPGEFAKLFLAFFFAAYLFDHRDRLAVGGKKILGVHLPRFKDMGPIALVWAASMCVLVVQHDLGTSLMFFAMFVSMLYVATGRKGWLAIGFIAFMIGCFVAVKLFAHVQYRVDAWLNPYDPVIYNRFPGGSAQIVTGLFGLAAGGVTGTGLGQGHPSLTPLANSDFIYASVGEELGLTGLFIVLMLYLIIIASGMITAMKIKDGFGKLLASGLVFTMAFQVFTVVGGITLVIPLTGLTMPYMAAGGSSLVANYLLAAILIVISNAANKPETAVMSDTFQYEALAALRERELRERENKASDLKEDGGESYE, from the coding sequence ATGAATATGTTGAGTATTAGAATTAAACAAATTTCTCTACTTCTGTTTTCCATAATTATATCTTCATTAGCATTTTTGCAGATGTTTTTGAGGATTAATGGATATATTCCAGCAGATTATATTGGAATGCTTACTTTTACAACAGCCTTATACTTGGTTCTATGGGGAGTTTTAATAGTAAAAAAACCTTATTGTAGTCAAGTTATATTGCCATGTATGCTTCTGCTTACAACTATCGGCACAGTAATGATTGCTAGGATAGATAAACAGCACAATACAGATATTGCTATGAAACAGCTTATATGGGTTTGTGTTGCTCTTGTTTTGTCAATAATTTTTGTGCTCGTTCTTGAAGATTACAGAATACTTAGACGTTTCTCGTATGTAAGCATGATAATAGGTTTTATATTGTTACTATCTCCAATGCTTCCTATAGTTGGTAAGGAAATTGGCGGAGCAAGAATATGGATTGGTTTTGGTAACCACACTCTTCAACCTGGAGAATTTGCAAAGTTATTCTTAGCATTCTTCTTTGCAGCATATTTGTTTGACCATAGAGACAGGCTTGCTGTTGGCGGAAAAAAGATTTTAGGCGTGCATCTTCCGCGATTTAAAGACATGGGTCCTATTGCACTTGTTTGGGCTGCATCAATGTGCGTTCTTGTTGTACAACATGATTTAGGAACATCTTTAATGTTCTTTGCAATGTTTGTTTCTATGTTGTATGTTGCTACAGGCAGAAAAGGTTGGCTTGCAATTGGATTTATAGCATTCATGATTGGATGCTTTGTAGCTGTTAAATTATTTGCTCACGTGCAGTATAGAGTAGATGCTTGGCTTAATCCGTATGACCCAGTTATTTACAATAGATTCCCAGGTGGTTCTGCTCAGATTGTTACAGGATTATTTGGATTGGCAGCTGGTGGTGTTACAGGAACAGGATTAGGGCAAGGTCACCCATCTTTGACACCTCTTGCTAATTCTGATTTTATTTACGCTTCAGTGGGTGAAGAATTAGGATTGACTGGGTTGTTCATAGTATTAATGCTTTACTTGATTATTATTGCTTCTGGTATGATAACGGCAATGAAAATCAAGGATGGTTTTGGAAAACTCCTTGCATCTGGTTTAGTTTTTACAATGGCTTTCCAAGTTTTTACTGTTGTTGGAGGTATTACTCTTGTAATTCCTTTAACTGGTTTAACAATGCCATATATGGCTGCTGGAGGATCATCATTAGTGGCAAATTATTTGCTTGCTGCTATTTTGATTGTTATCTCTAATGCTGCAAATAAGCCTGAAACTGCTGTTATGTCTGATACTTTCCAATACGAAGCTTTAGCTGCATTAAGAGAACGAGAACTTAGGGAGAGAGAAAATAAAGCCTCTGATCTTAAAGAAGATGGAGGTGAAAGTTATGAATAA
- a CDS encoding FHA domain-containing protein FhaB/FipA produces the protein MILTELTFAILKYSFLVLLWVFVWFAVRSLRRDIEIFSPKKSRSFKTKYRRKPNNSSSENNQNNIVSRNEESNKLSENPTLLVIIDGPLAGSSFPLEPSGVTLGRSANNTVVLNDEFVSSHHARVYFNQSVKSWVLEDLGSTNGTMIGHNRVNEPVVLQPRTSVRIGATMFELR, from the coding sequence ATGATATTAACCGAGTTAACTTTTGCTATACTTAAGTACAGTTTCTTAGTACTTTTGTGGGTATTCGTGTGGTTTGCTGTTCGTTCTCTTCGTAGAGATATTGAGATTTTTAGTCCTAAAAAGTCTCGTTCTTTTAAGACTAAGTATCGTCGTAAGCCAAATAATTCAAGTAGTGAAAATAATCAAAATAATATAGTTTCTAGGAATGAAGAATCTAATAAACTTTCAGAAAATCCTACTTTACTTGTTATTATTGATGGTCCTTTGGCTGGATCATCCTTCCCTCTTGAACCATCTGGTGTAACTCTTGGAAGATCAGCAAACAATACTGTAGTTTTAAATGACGAATTTGTATCGTCTCATCATGCTCGTGTTTATTTTAATCAATCTGTAAAATCTTGGGTACTCGAAGATTTGGGCAGTACTAATGGAACTATGATTGGTCATAATAGAGTTAATGAACCAGTCGTTTTGCAACCACGCACTTCTGTGCGAATTGGCGCAACAATGTTTGAATTGAGGTGA
- a CDS encoding PP2C family protein-serine/threonine phosphatase: MTQLDSDIDSRNSDTVYNSLNNKNTNRDKENNFNKASFIDKALFMYSTAVSDVGTVRSNNQDSAFAGERLASICDGMGGHAGGDTASTIAIRSLAHIEQDSRPNDVKAVSSMMETSIMAAHDAIVGKAKRERRLAGMGTTVTAVSLVNGYWVLAHLGDSRAYLLRDNHLIRMTCDHSYVQHLIDTGHITPEEARNHPQRNVVMRVLGDFDIDPRPDMAIRLAHPSDRWLLCSDGVCGVLEDSTIQEVMSSVSNQEECAQKLVSMALKAGSTDNATAVIADATLALDADAFDLPHQTPLIGGAASKDLESIADIVNKAVSSTPVLREGKNSPAQRAAALIQDGEKSSEKDVEKVETTRLVQPSHLRNEEELRSTDTNEIPIVKKKNGRISTDPRDPDVARAVKREQAEAHKANKIRKRWMRIGVAFAILVICSIVASGAYLVYSWTQKQYYIGKGNDRVVIYQGVPTNIFGLELSHQIEETDIRVKKLDKSWQDQLDEGISFSSLKEARGHAKLIRREMRAREIEKHSNKQKSAKSSLDDKDGNNSGVVNSDSDSGGKTS; the protein is encoded by the coding sequence ATGACACAATTAGATTCAGACATTGATAGTAGAAATTCCGATACTGTATATAATTCTTTAAATAATAAAAACACTAATCGAGATAAAGAAAATAATTTTAATAAAGCTTCATTTATTGATAAAGCGTTGTTTATGTATTCCACGGCTGTTAGTGATGTTGGTACAGTTCGTAGTAATAATCAAGACTCAGCGTTCGCAGGAGAGCGTTTAGCATCTATTTGTGACGGTATGGGTGGCCATGCTGGTGGAGATACGGCGTCCACTATTGCAATAAGATCTTTAGCTCATATTGAGCAGGATTCAAGACCAAATGATGTAAAAGCTGTTTCTTCTATGATGGAAACGTCAATTATGGCAGCTCACGACGCGATTGTTGGAAAAGCTAAGCGTGAAAGACGACTTGCTGGCATGGGAACGACAGTAACAGCTGTTTCTTTAGTAAACGGATACTGGGTTCTTGCACATTTAGGTGATTCTAGAGCCTACTTGTTGCGAGATAATCATCTTATAAGAATGACTTGTGACCATAGTTATGTTCAACATTTAATTGATACTGGTCATATTACTCCAGAAGAAGCAAGAAATCATCCGCAACGCAATGTTGTTATGCGAGTATTAGGTGATTTTGATATTGATCCACGCCCAGATATGGCAATTCGATTAGCTCATCCTTCAGATCGCTGGTTGCTTTGTTCAGATGGAGTATGTGGAGTATTAGAAGATTCCACTATTCAAGAAGTTATGAGCAGTGTATCTAATCAAGAAGAATGTGCTCAAAAACTTGTTTCAATGGCTCTTAAAGCTGGAAGTACCGATAATGCCACAGCTGTTATTGCAGATGCGACTTTGGCACTAGACGCAGATGCTTTTGATTTACCTCACCAAACACCATTGATTGGCGGTGCTGCAAGTAAGGATTTGGAATCGATAGCAGATATTGTTAATAAAGCAGTATCTTCCACACCAGTGTTGCGAGAAGGTAAAAATTCACCTGCTCAAAGAGCCGCTGCTCTTATACAAGATGGTGAAAAGTCGAGTGAAAAAGATGTTGAAAAAGTTGAAACAACTCGTTTAGTTCAGCCTTCTCACTTAAGAAATGAAGAAGAACTTAGGTCTACAGATACAAATGAGATTCCTATTGTAAAAAAGAAGAATGGAAGAATCTCAACTGATCCTAGAGATCCAGATGTTGCTAGAGCTGTAAAAAGAGAACAAGCTGAAGCGCACAAAGCAAATAAGATTAGAAAAAGATGGATGAGAATAGGAGTTGCTTTCGCAATACTTGTAATATGCTCTATTGTTGCTTCTGGAGCATATCTTGTATATTCGTGGACTCAAAAGCAGTATTACATTGGTAAAGGTAACGATAGAGTAGTTATTTACCAAGGTGTTCCTACAAATATTTTTGGTTTAGAACTTTCTCATCAGATCGAAGAAACAGATATTAGAGTAAAAAAACTAGATAAATCTTGGCAAGATCAACTCGATGAAGGAATAAGTTTTAGCAGTCTTAAAGAAGCTAGAGGACACGCAAAATTAATAAGACGTGAAATGCGTGCTAGAGAAATTGAAAAACACAGTAATAAACAAAAAAGCGCTAAATCTAGTTTAGACGATAAAGATGGCAATAATAGTGGAGTTGTAAATTCAGACTCTGATTCAGGGGGTAAAACCTCATGA